The Helianthus annuus cultivar XRQ/B chromosome 11, HanXRQr2.0-SUNRISE, whole genome shotgun sequence region AAaagagtgaaaactcagttcctccaatggatgatgagaattttccaccattgaggactaaGAATTGTAAACAAAAGATTGGTAAAGtggagatctcgaatcaattttactctgagaagaatgaatttgatgttgagaaaacttttaatgggaatgtgaagaagatttttggaaagatgatcgAGGGGAAGGTTAAAGGGgctaaagatttttatgctacaaagaaagcaacttacaccccaactgcAGAAGAGTTAagatcacccaaggctggtcaggcttgggtggacattttctttcattgaaaaacctgacttgccgaagctcccaagtttgtattcgtggagcaggaatcggcatcattcttaaaaaaaattttgattttgtgaATGAATCTTAAAATTGTCAAATTTTTTCAGGTTGtggaattgccggaactcccaggttggtaagtgaggagTAGGTATCGACAGTTTTCTTGAGAAATTGATTTCATCTTACATGTGGTACAGAGGTTTATTCTtacaagtgattcgtcaaggtcattaggttgaacttgatgtaatcttcattCATGTGATATTTCtgaaaaacaagatgatgaaccccgaacctataagtgtttttaacaaaactaattttccgaaaaaaccattttgattaaaacaaacttcagtgttttgaaatctaaatgggaaaatagtttgttgaaagggggagttctgattgtttatggctagtggatggcgaattgaagcaattcgaatcagttgtcatgttacttgtatagtttgttttcaaatttctttaaatgtgttggcattttagggggagtaaaaatttcagaaaatccaaaaccattagaaaatttgaaaaagtcaaaaacatgataaaatcaaaaatgagttttgttgtaaaaaaaggaaatgatagcacataagtggactatcacaacatgctaaagatttgtaaagtcaaaaatgtgataaacaatctcattgcggatgtgccagtaggtttttgcacatttagtagattgtgacgagatataaacctaaaaatttcaaacttgcttatctcgtggggaacatttctttgatatatgggtaacccccgaaatctttttgaaaggtccctctttctgaaatactaggtctttatgctcagtgacatctggggtattatcccgggacttctgattttgcggaagcaatggcctagtccctggataatactttctgcttgcttgaaatatagcgctgccctcagtacaaaaaatgatgaaacattgaaaaatgctaatcatgtgctgttgaagaaaagatcctctaaaggggacacaccaaaagtcgaaccgttatctctctgctgaacgaaagttctgacctgagctctcacggtttcgcatttaaccctttacagatatcatctaggtatactcacctgtaagactgaaaattgggatctggatacgggagtatattcaagtggtgggacacgcgaataagtttaagtcattaaaacattaatatcatatctcgaaacaattgaactttgtgtgaaaacttaagtggaccaatatactgacaatcgaGATGAATTGTTtggaacttaaaatgtttaaagcttaacggtgttagtgatttgtctcaaaaactgatatgaccctcttacacaaactcaaaaaaaaaaaaaaaaaaaaagattgtttgtaaatatttctttactgcattttatttctttcaaaattcccaaaaagattttcggtgtgttttagcataaattttgaaaaattcaaaaagattttcgacaactgatgttgaagagctgattttcaaaattccgagtgctaaacatgattaTCAATTTGAGGGGGAGGCTGTTTAAATTGAAAATGTTTGAATATTTTCCTGCATGTGGTTATCAGAAATTATTATTGAAAAATTATTCTGGTTAAATTTGAGAGGGAGTTTGTaatttttaaatttgtcaaatgttaaatttgtgaaatttattgtgaggtagaggatgtgcaggataaACTGGATTCTGAAACTGAGAATAGAGCCAGATCACGATCCTGATTCTGAGTGAtagagagccaggttccgatacctgaggactctgtgtTGTcaaaaagccagactacgatctcAGCAtaccgaaagggggagtctgaagacatcagAGAAAAGATTATATGTTCAAGGGAATCTGATGGTGCTGAGAGAAGATTGAAGAAGTTTTACATTGTCAGATACTTCAGAGAGATGCAGTCAGGccgataaagactgaagacgttgaagactcgacactttagactcgtcaacatccgagggggagtctgttagtgcatacctctgctgacttcgtcttgtatcgagtcttgcattgctcaGGGCACGAACATCAAGAAATCAAGACAAAAGCTAGTTCCGCTTGAACTagactaattccgcttgaagtgaTACTTGGTAATTCTGCACGGAATTATCATGTAATTGCATTTGAATGTAATTCCGCTTGTATTGCAATATCGTTTGAGTGTGTTTCGTGCGGGAATTAGCTAGGCTATATACAGTAGTGTTTCCGtgtcatttggtacgaaattagGTTGAGTGTTTCCGACgacgaagctctgtcgaagtgtatACAGATCTGTATTTGTTATCAGAATCAATATAAAAGACAGTTAAAGTGATATCTTGCTGAATTCAactcattatgtctgtttccgcctttcattttgagtagaacgcctcctctgatcgactcatttcgGGTCCGACAAGGATCCTACATAGTGCACTCCACTCTCAACGTACACTTCCATGTAAACCGGTCAAACCAACTACCAAGTCCACTAAATTAAAccattaaataaataaaacataaaaccGACAAATACATGCCTTCAAACTCCAGCCATGCAGCTCACGTGATTCTTGAAGTCATGCTTATTCATGCATCTAACTAAGTAAACCTTAAAACCAACATAAGATGCTAACCAACTAACCGAACCCGTGACCCGATAAATAAACGATTAATTCCAACAATCACCTCCTTAATCGTTTATTCATAGAATAACTCATAGTAATGCCGGCTCCTCCTCGATCAGATTCGCCTCTTCATTTTTCAACTTCGGACACTCGTTGTTGTAGTGACCATATTCTCCACACTTGTAACATTTCACGTGACTTTTATCCCGGAACCGCTCGTTACCATCTCGACCCCTCACGGATCCACGGCCTCTTCCCTGGCCACACCCAAAGTCATCTTGGTTTGAGCTTCCAACGCCACAATGCTTACACCCGTGCGGTTTCTCATGACTAGCCAACAATAAACCATCTTGAATGTCCTCCGTCTTCTCCTTAGCTTTCAAGCGCTCCTCATACCCTTTCAACCTACCAATGGCTTCGTCGAATAACATTGTGTCCAAATCAAAACATTGTTCGATTGAAGCCATAAGTTGAAAGAATGGCTTCGGCATCGAATCAAGTTATCTTTTCACTAAATCAACTTCTTCAAGTTCATAACCTAGAGACCTTACCTTCGATGCTATGCCATTCAATTTCACCACGAAATCATCAACCGCTTCATCCTCTTTTATGCGCATATTTTCAAGCTCCCTTCTTAATGTTGCAAGTCAAGCCATTCTTACCCGATCTACACCCAAGTACCGTGTCTTCAGTCCATCCCACACTTGCTTGGGATCGGTGTAGCTACCCATTTGCAGCACCATCTCTTCGAGAATAGTTTGAAACAAAAAGGCTAAAGCTTGTTTTGCTTTCTTTTCATCTGGTTCAGCACCTAACGCCCTCGGTTCAACAGTCTCCCACACACCATTTGCATCCATAATGGCCTTAACCTTTACTTCCCACATCGGATAGTCTGTTTGGGTTAAAACTGGAACTTGAAACGGCATCGAACCAGCCTCTTTAACAGGTACTAGCGCCATTTTTCTTTACATTTGACAGCTTTAACTCTTTTTCCGATCAAACCCGTTCAAGAGCTCTATTCACCCGATCAAGAAAACAAGCAACCGCTTATACCGTTTCATTTAACCCGCTAAACGAACAAATCCAAAACCAACTGTTTTGACGGATCTTTCACATTCGTTTTCGACGCACCTCCGTCGGTTAGACTCTTGACACGAACAGGAAGATCAAGAGTAGAAGTTGCTTCAACTTTTGATCACAACAAGATCACAGCCCCTTCAAAACGaacgaagctctgataccaagtgtTGGTTATCAGGCCAGTTTACAAACTCACGAAATCTGAACTGAAATACAAACTTGCAGAAGATAAAATAACAATTCTCAAAAATGCATATAGGAGATGTACGAACTTGCAGTAAAGAAAAGAAaagacaattgtttattcattCCATAGCTGGCTATATATAGAGCCTTACAAGAGCATGTGAAAATGCaggaaaaaatgaataaaaaactACCTATGACCACTTCTACCTATAGACTCGGTACAACTATGACCCAAGTTTTTAACCATAGTGCACTCCACTCTCAACGTACACTTCCATGTAAACCGTTCAAACCAACTACCAAGTCCACTGAATTAAACCattaaataaatcaaacataaaaCCCACAAATACATGCCTTCAAACTCCAGCCATGCAGCTCACGTGATTCTTGAAGTCATGCTTATTCATGCATCTAACTAAGTAAACTAAAACCAACATAAGATGCTAACTAACTAACTGAACCCGTGACCCGATAAATAAACGATTAATTCCAACAGTGTCTTAGTGATTATTAGTTTTTAAGTCATTAAGTGACTGTTATTGCTAATTTCATACTTTTTACTTGTTAATTTATGCTAATTATGATTATAATAAGATTGTCAGTTGATTAAAATGATTAGATTATAGTTGATTATTTTGGCATAATTATAGTGTCTTGTGTTGATAAAATGGGTCAGGTGTCAGTCATCGTAGCTTTGATCGTGGGCTGTGTCGTCGACATATCTGCTAGTGGGATCGGATCCATCTTTGCCGATGAAAATCCGATCAGACAAGTGGTGTCTGATGGTCTACGGGAACTTGAGACCGTTGTTCTTCAAGTTATTGGTCAAACTCCTCATGCTCTCACCTTTGCTCGATTCGCTCACAGGTTAGTTACTGTTTATCATGAACTGTAGTGTTTATGTACTTAAAAATGGATCGATTGATGTTTGACTTTTATGGAACAGGTACGGGAGGAAGTACCAAAGTAGTGAGGAAATGAAGCACAGGTACTCGATCTTCGCTGAAAGTTTGGAGACGATTAGATCGCATAACAAGAAGGGGCTGTCCTATACTCTTGGAGTCAACGGTGAGTCTTTTCTGCTAGTATCAATTTCGTGTTTCTATTGATTGTAGCAAAGCTTCTTTTTATAATGATTAGTTAGCCTTATGGGGTTTGACTTTAGCCTATCAGTTATTAGCCATGTGATGTGGGGTTTGACTTGTGAATCCATGCAAGTATTAAGCCTATGTTACTGATTTAGTTTGTTGTTGGTTGGAACAGAATATGCTAATATGACATGGGAAGAATTCAACAAGAACAAACTGGGAGCTGCTTAACGCTGCTCTGCTACTAAAAAGGGTAATCACAAACTCACTGATGCTGTCGTCCCACTCAcggtatatatatatagagttttTTTACTATCCATCTATCATCTTACTTACTTACTTACTTGTCAATTGTCATGTGTGTATGTTGCAGCAAGATTGGAGGAAAACAGGAATTGTGAGCCCAGTCAAGAATCAAGGATCTTGTGGATCCTGCTGGACATTCAGGTAAATATCACTAATCTTGTGAACTAATCAGAATTTAATTGATGTGTTTATATCTTATATCTATATATGATATTGAGCTTATATCTATCTAACCAACCAATAGTGTGTGGAACACATTTGAGCGACATACAAAGTAGTCTCATCAAGGCCACCCATGTACTGCAACTACTTTATAGGTCACTCAAGTGTGTATACAATAACCCTTAGCTTATAATCTACTAGTTACTAGCTAGAGAGTGTTTATGATTGCTTATTTGAACCACTTATTTTGATATAAGCAACTTCAAACTGCATATTTAAATCAACTTATTTGAGCCACATATAATTAGTTAAGCAAACCCCAAACACACTCAAAACTCAATAAACAAATAACTGGTAGTTTTTGTTATGTTTATTATTTGCTAAATTACTAGTTTTTAATTTATAGGGTGCCGAGGATGAATTAAAGCATGCAGTAGCAAGGTTTCGACCGGTTCCCAAACGCAGACCCCTCGAAGTGAAGGTGAAATTCTACAGTCATCCAACTTAAAAAGTTTCACTTTCGCTGCGCTTAAAAGCAATACAAGAAACTTTCGTCCCGACAGTGTTCTCGGTGAAGGCGGGTTTAGCTTGATTATGGGAGACAAACTAATATGCAATGAACAACATATTTCCGTTTAACATGTCATTTGTAGCGAAATAGTCTCAACGTGTGTATCAAACATGTTAAACAAAGCGACCCAAAACCTGAAATTGGAGTTGTCTTCTAGGACGCATTAGATAACGGGTCGAACCAAAGGCCGATGTATCATTTGTTTATCAGTATTTTTTTTGCTGATTTTCCTTCAAATTTTAGCAAAAAAGAGGGATTTTTCcagtttttttaaatattccGTCATAAATGCGTTGCAATTTTTGATATTCCGTCACAAATGCGTTGCAATTTTTTGATATACAACATAGGAAATGCGTAGCAAATGCATCACAAATTTCTAACACCATATTTCTGTAGGAAATACGTTAAAATTTGCGTAGTAATTGCGTAGTAAATAGTTTCCAACAGGGCTTTTTCCAACATCAAGGTTTTGTTGCAAATCCGTAGAAAATGTCAATTTGTGACGCATTTGTGACGGAAAAGTGCgttaaaatttatcatttttctagtagtgaatTAAATCCTGGTATTTTGTCCtttcaaaacctaaaaaacctaaaaaaaataaaaaaaaacacacaatttttttttaatattttttacattaaaatcgctacttttagtagcaaaaaaaaaatttggtaacgaaatatagcgatttttttataaaaaatattaaaaaaaagaatttgtgtgtttttttagctatttttaggtatttttggttgtgttcacattggttctcgcggttctcgcaataaagggtggttcctaacggacccttctcctatatatatatatatatatatatatatatatatagggtcagaaTTTAGGGAAAATGGTGAAAAGCGTGAGAATGGTTATGGATCGTcaaatcaaaacaatctatggactagattggcacGGTGACGTtatcgtaaataacatcaattttattacttaAACGTGCTTCATTAAGGGTGAAAAGGGTAAACATTCTTTCATACATAAAACACCAAGCAAATACAAAACACCAATTTTATTACTGCGTAGTTTTTTCTGTGTTTTAGTTAAGGTCTTGGCctacaaaaacgccataaaatataAAATGCTATAAAATATAAACGGCAagcttgaaagatgggacgtgttacagacttaaTAGATAAAGCTGAGCAAAACCGGATAGTTTATTAATTGCATTGATTGTTATaataatatcccgcctaaactacgcgccaaaaacatcctataaagagAAACGTCTCAGCACCTTCCGttgatcacaccaaaaaaacaaacacaaTGGTTCCTAAacaccactcactgtaaaacaccaaaaagttagaaaaatcaacGATGGCAAGCATCGTTTCTTGGATACTCAGTattgttctgcatgaagtttcactgaatggttTGTTAGGTGAGGGGAGAAAGactttgctgcatgagatggacaaatttcAAAAAAAAGAGTCTGATGGCAGTCATATATCATTTTgttttctttgttcttgaagaaggtttggatgaggaTAAGAGACGGATCCGAGtgtaaatgctattttggactctaTGATGATAATAAAGATGACGGACAAATAGCATCCACCCACAGGGcgtcgatctatgtctccaacatccatAAACCCACTTTAACACACGAACAACAAAAAagcaaaccaaaaccaaaacaacATTTATTTGTGACaattcttgtagtttcaaaagaagaaagagactaatgacagtgaagatttggaagataaattgcttctatttttttttaaattttctttctctgttgtttgttatgtaattttcAGCTAAGAAAAAATACATtaattctttaaaaaaaatataataaaacgccacACTGACAAATGCTTGTGAAAACGCCATCATGCAACAAACGCccaaactcccaaactataataaaattactttggacaagtattattaaaaactcaaaaaaaaagtataaaacaaTGTGCAAGAGAGTGGAACAAAGTGCCATCTTTATCTAAACGCCAAAATCTCAAAAAGATGGGACGTGTTGCAGCCATAAACAGATGAAGCTGAACAAAAAACTAACTACAAACAGTAAACTGAAGCGATAGaaactttattactaacatttattatattaaaagccacttcatgggaaattgaatttatttatcttttcaaagcGCCATAATTACCTATCATTTTATAGGACTGCATCCTACATGGCGACAAAAAAGTTATTATAAAAGTAGAAGAGGTAAACACAACTTAACACTCCACACATTATCTAAAACGCCACACATTGTCCAAAACGCCATACAACAtaaaaaatggctaaggttattgcatggaggtttgagagGTCGGAGAGACGtttcatcataaagttctctgataTGAGAAGGGTGAAAGTCAAGACAATCAAGgccatacttagtatggatgaagggttcagagggatattctggcccttggggttccaatggccaacgattgtgaaagaactcgAAAGGTAATAAGAAGATTGAAGATAAAATTTCcagcagaagatgatgatgatattgacgatactcTTCTACCAACAGTTAATAGttgggtggtgcatgaagaagcagGAATGGTTAAAGTGACTTATCGACACAGGATGGAATATTCATTGCCGatggaggaaatgttgaagacaAAGAGGCTACATCTttttgaacaactctgtgatttagttCCTTCTAACGATGCAAGATCCAGGGTTGTAATGATATTTAAGTATAGGCTGCAACAAAGAAGAGGTGAGATGATGGCGTTATACGCAAATGCAAAAtatgatgatgaatctgaagaaagtgatgaacaaaccGATgtgtacatctctgatgtaatcccatacacagaagactattagtttgttttgatttcgtcttattgtaatcttataaAATATTAATGAATGGTAATGAATTATTAACAACGCTACGAACGCCAAAAAATTACCTTTATAATATATATGGGATTAATTCTCTTGGGAACGTCATAATGccaaaaaacaattaattcaacgagacagatccaaaaaaacagtaaaatgcgAGGTAGTTATTGAATCTAATTAACGCCAAAATAATCTTAGACACCAAAAATAAGCAGCATTGTGACACACGAATTAGgaaaaagaagattaaaaagacaaaaaagcccctcccaCCCTGATTATATCCCGCGCCATGTGTTCCATCAgtatgcgttctcaccgttctcacactttagggcgtcttctcctgatcccgtttctatatatataatgtaaggaTTGAGAGAAAGCCTTCTTAATTGAGAAAACCTAGGAAACTCTAACCTCCCAACAtttttttgattttgaaaaaaatcacatatgtaatatacatgtttttaagaattttgagcaaaaaaaataccaaaaagcgccgagaatatatttttttaaaaaataaacaaattttgcGCCACGCGACTGTAACATATGTTATGTGACATATGTTAcacaaaaacttgtttattttaaaaaaaatctggcaggcgctttttttatttatttttattcaaaatccttaaaaacatgtaaattacatgtgtaattttttcaaaaaaaaatgtggAGAGCTTAGAGTTTCCTAGATTTTCTCAATTAAAAGGGTTTTTATCtatcctttccctatatatatatggtagggtttaTTTGAGAAtcactcttattgcgagaaccatgagaaccaatgtgaacacaacaaaataaacccactccaccaccacccaaaacgtAAACatccaccccaccccaccaccaacCAAAAATCCTAACCCctcacccccacccccacccccaaaaacctaaaaaaaaccctaaccccccccccccccaaaaaaaaaaaaaaaaaaaaaaaaaaaaaacctacccccacccaatctaaatgctaaaaattaaaCCCTAAAGCTAATCCTCACAATTAAATgctaaaaaagttttttttttaaatcgctacttttcgtccCCCAAATTTTTTTAGGGCGGAAAGTAgcgatttttaaaacaaaaaaaatgtgtgtttttaatttttgtttaggtatttttggttgtgttcacactgttctcgcaataaaaggtggttcctaatggatccttatcctctatatatatatatatatatatatatatatatatatatatatatataatgattgGGTAAAATAAGAACTAACTCTAGTAGAGAGAACCATAGGAAccactgtgacaacccgaacctttGAGGTTTGTAACATTTTATCTTACGATCTTAATTCCTTGCCATTCAATCTTAATTAAGGTGTTTGACAACTCGGCCGATTAACCCAGTGACAATTATCCGCGTAAACCCTTATATTTATGCCTTCTATGCTGACCCATTCGTGCTAGGTCCGACTAATAAAGTAAGTGGACTGTCATTAGTCCAAATATAAAAAAAACGACCCACTAGTGTTCTAATACTCATGCCCAATTCGATTAAAACTGTTTTATTTAATATTGATGTGGGCTTAGGCCCAGTTCGGTTATTAACACAAACCGCTCAAATCGTTATCCATATGTATACGTATCATATTAGGATGGCTCTACCATAAAACAAACCCTACCCTCTTTCATATTAGCCTACGATCAGCAGGAGAAACCCCCCCCCTTCTTCGAAGCCTCCTAGTTGAACCTTCTCAATTCCGGTTAGTATGATTAATGCATTAATTAAGATTCTTGAATAGTCTTGTGTTGTGTGGTGATTTGTGTTCATGATTTACATGCTAGATTATAACTGTATGATATATGTAGCATGATGTTTAGGGCTAACTGTTATCTTTAAGTATCCAATGATATGCTTGCATGTGAGATAAATTATTTAGGGTATTATGGTAATCGAATGATGGTGTGGGCTGTTATGCATGGTTATGAATTCAGTAATGGATCTCGCATGATAATATGATTAAGGTTGTTGATGTGAGATATTGGTTTAAGTGATAAGTGACTATGTTACACTAAAAGGGTAGGTTAATGGATAGATTCTCTGTTAATAATTGTGGATGATAATTGCAAATTCATGTGCTGTGTAATAATGGTACAATGTGAAACTGATTGCATGCATGAATAAAGTATGGGGGGTTCGACATAATGATGATGATTGTCTGGTGTGTATATGCTGTGATGAAACTTGATAATTATGAACAAGACAATGGTTGTCATGTGAAGTAACCTTGAACAAATCAAACAAGTGGATGGGATAATCAAAGAAAACGACGGCCCATGTGACTCCATTGATATTGCCGGTTGTAGTTTTAGGATTATATGAATTGATTATTTGTGATGAACTCATAATTTGTCTGTGTGTGAAGACTTGCATGAGTGGACTGATTAATTGATCGATG contains the following coding sequences:
- the LOC118483984 gene encoding uncharacterized protein LOC118483984, whose protein sequence is MALVPVKEAGSMPFQVPVLTQTDYPMWEVKVKAIMDANGVWETVEPRALGAEPDEKKAKQALAFLFQTILEEMVLQMGSYTDPKQVWDGLKTRELENMRIKEDEAVDDFVVKLNGIASKPFFQLMASIEQCFDLDTMLFDEAIGRLKGYEERLKAKEKTEDIQDGLLLASHEKPHGCKHCGVGSSNQDDFGCGQGRGRGSVRGRDGNERFRDKSHVKCYKCGEYGHYNNECPKLKNEEANLIEEEPALL
- the LOC110931689 gene encoding thiol protease aleurain: MGQVSVIVALIVGCVVDISASGIGSIFADENPIRQVVSDGLRELETVVLQVIGQTPHALTFARFAHRYGRKYQSSEEMKHRYSIFAESLETIRSHNKKGLSYTLGVNGESFLLVSISCFY